In Thermotomaculum hydrothermale, a single genomic region encodes these proteins:
- the cysC gene encoding adenylyl-sulfate kinase: MDYLIWHAHKVSRRDRERIKNQKGCVLWFTGLSGSGKSTIANEVEYKLNKSGYHTYLLDGDNLRHGLNKDLGFDYKDRVENIRRVAEVAKLFVDAGVIVLVAFISPFKKEREKARETIGRENFIEIFVDTPLEVCIKRDPKGLYKKALNGEISDFTGIDSPYEKPDNPEIHIKTVDTEISEAVKIIYNFLEQKGFLANEQK; the protein is encoded by the coding sequence ATGGATTATTTAATCTGGCACGCACACAAGGTTTCAAGAAGAGACAGGGAGAGAATAAAAAACCAGAAAGGTTGTGTTCTCTGGTTTACAGGGTTAAGCGGAAGTGGGAAAAGCACAATTGCCAATGAGGTTGAATATAAGTTAAATAAATCAGGCTATCACACATATTTGCTTGATGGCGATAACCTTCGCCATGGATTAAATAAGGATTTAGGCTTTGATTACAAAGACAGGGTTGAAAATATAAGAAGGGTTGCTGAGGTTGCAAAACTCTTTGTTGATGCAGGGGTCATTGTGCTTGTTGCATTTATTTCCCCTTTTAAAAAAGAAAGGGAGAAGGCAAGGGAAACAATTGGCAGGGAGAATTTTATTGAAATATTTGTGGATACCCCACTTGAAGTTTGTATTAAAAGAGACCCCAAAGGGCTTTATAAAAAGGCCTTAAATGGTGAAATAAGTGATTTTACCGGGATTGATTCCCCTTATGAAAAACCAGACAACCCTGAAATACACATAAAAACAGTTGATACTGAAATTTCAGAGGCTGTAAAAATAATTTATAATTTTCTTGAACAAAAAGGATTTTTAGCCAATGAGCAAAAATAG
- the cysN gene encoding sulfate adenylyltransferase subunit CysN, which produces MDSSSSFSNNSKSNIQNPKFLIKNDILSYLKQHEEKEMLRFITCGSVDDGKSTLIGRLLYETKMVFKDHIMALKAEKKYKRTDEEIDFSLLVDGLQAEREQGITIDVAYRYFSSEKRKFIIADTPGHEQYTRNMVTGASTADLGVILIDARNGVLTQTRRHSFLLCLLGIRNLLVVVNKMDLVGYSKDIFEKIVHDYNLMFKQLKFSLPFKHFDVEIDFIPISALKGDNIVKLSENTPWYKGKAFLEYLNTVKILNSSFKRDAEFRFPVQYINRPNEEFRGYCGNIASGVIRENDEIIVYPSKMKTKVKSIIPPLNFENLGKTHKYKTLKKAFVPMSITLVLEKDIDVSRGDLIVKEGEKEPKFNDSFEAMLVWMDEESLKNREYIIKLYTKETNAIISRILFKKDVNTWEKVETKVLELNDIARVQIDLAEEVAFDLYEENKTTGSFILIDRLTNNTVAAGIIVGESTKRKKKRIYTESEIALNKFIREHYPEWGCKSIDEIE; this is translated from the coding sequence ATGGATAGTTCTTCATCTTTCTCAAATAATTCAAAATCCAATATTCAGAATCCAAAATTTTTAATAAAGAATGATATTTTATCTTATCTTAAACAGCATGAAGAAAAAGAGATGCTGAGGTTTATAACCTGTGGGAGTGTTGACGACGGGAAAAGCACTCTCATAGGAAGGCTTCTCTATGAAACAAAAATGGTTTTTAAAGATCATATAATGGCTTTAAAGGCTGAAAAAAAGTATAAAAGAACTGATGAAGAGATTGATTTTTCTTTACTTGTAGATGGCTTGCAGGCTGAAAGGGAGCAGGGAATAACAATTGATGTTGCATACAGGTATTTTTCATCTGAGAAGAGGAAATTTATTATTGCCGATACTCCGGGACACGAGCAATATACAAGAAATATGGTAACCGGGGCAAGCACAGCAGATTTAGGAGTTATTTTAATTGATGCAAGAAATGGAGTGTTAACCCAGACGAGAAGGCATTCTTTTTTGCTCTGTCTTTTAGGAATCAGGAATTTGCTTGTTGTTGTAAATAAGATGGATTTAGTTGGTTATTCTAAAGATATTTTTGAAAAGATTGTGCACGATTACAATTTGATGTTTAAGCAGTTGAAATTCTCTCTTCCGTTTAAGCACTTTGATGTTGAGATTGATTTTATTCCTATAAGCGCTTTAAAGGGAGATAATATTGTAAAGCTTTCAGAAAATACCCCATGGTATAAAGGCAAGGCTTTTTTAGAATACTTGAATACTGTTAAGATTTTAAATTCAAGTTTTAAAAGGGATGCTGAATTCAGATTCCCTGTCCAGTATATAAACAGGCCAAATGAGGAGTTTAGAGGATACTGTGGAAATATTGCAAGTGGGGTAATAAGAGAAAATGATGAAATAATAGTTTATCCATCAAAGATGAAAACAAAGGTAAAATCAATAATTCCCCCTTTAAATTTTGAAAATTTAGGAAAAACTCATAAATATAAAACACTTAAAAAGGCATTTGTTCCAATGTCAATTACCCTTGTTCTTGAAAAGGATATTGATGTAAGCAGGGGAGATTTAATTGTAAAAGAGGGGGAAAAAGAGCCGAAATTCAATGATTCCTTTGAAGCCATGCTTGTGTGGATGGATGAAGAGTCTTTGAAAAACAGGGAGTATATTATAAAACTTTACACCAAGGAAACAAATGCCATAATTAGCAGAATTTTGTTTAAAAAAGATGTAAATACCTGGGAAAAGGTAGAAACAAAGGTTCTTGAATTAAACGACATAGCCAGGGTTCAAATTGATTTAGCGGAAGAAGTTGCATTTGATTTATACGAAGAGAATAAAACAACAGGCTCTTTTATTCTCATTGATAGGTTAACAAATAACACAGTTGCCGCAGGAATAATTGTTGGTGAATCCACAAAGAGAAAAAAGAAGAGAATTTACACTGAAAGTGAAATAGCTCTTAATAAGTTTATCAGAGAGCATTACCCTGAATGGGGATGCAAATCTATAGATGAAATAGAGTAA
- a CDS encoding four helix bundle protein has translation MKEENLIKEKTYSFALEIIRLYKYLKLEKKEFVLSKQILRSGTSIGANVEDAQAAQSKKDFLYKLAIASKEARETLYWLKLLRDSGYIANYLEKDLLFEEINSIINIFTKINKTLMENQNG, from the coding sequence GTGAAAGAAGAAAATTTAATTAAAGAGAAAACATATAGTTTTGCGTTAGAAATTATAAGATTATATAAATATTTAAAACTTGAGAAAAAGGAGTTTGTGTTATCAAAGCAGATTCTAAGGAGCGGGACATCAATTGGAGCAAATGTTGAGGATGCACAGGCTGCTCAATCAAAAAAAGATTTTTTGTATAAGTTAGCTATTGCAAGTAAAGAAGCAAGGGAAACATTGTATTGGTTAAAACTATTAAGAGATTCCGGTTATATTGCAAACTATTTAGAAAAGGATTTATTGTTTGAAGAGATAAATTCAATTATCAATATTTTTACCAAAATAAATAAAACATTAATGGAGAACCAAAATGGATAG
- the cysD gene encoding sulfate adenylyltransferase subunit CysD, protein MERLSHLKQLEAESIYIIREVAANFNNPVMMYSVGKDSSVMLHLAMKAFYPSKPNFPILHIDTKWKFKEMIEFRDKRAKELGLDLIVYTNPEGIEMNINPFIHGSKIHTDIMKTQALKKALKEGGYDAVIGGARRDEEKSRAKERIFSFRDKNHRWNPKKQRPELWNLYNTHIDRGESVRVFPLSNWTELDIWLYIYLENIPVVPLYFAKERLVTEYNGTLILVDDDRVPEELRKKAFKMWVRFRTLGCYPLTGAIESKAQTLPEVIQEMLLTEYSERQGRLIDFDEVGSMEKKKIEGYF, encoded by the coding sequence ATGGAGAGATTGTCCCACCTAAAACAGTTGGAGGCAGAAAGTATTTACATAATTCGTGAAGTTGCCGCTAACTTTAACAACCCTGTTATGATGTACAGCGTCGGCAAGGATAGTTCTGTTATGCTTCACCTTGCAATGAAGGCATTTTATCCGTCTAAACCTAACTTCCCTATCCTTCATATTGACACAAAGTGGAAATTCAAGGAAATGATAGAATTCAGGGATAAAAGGGCAAAGGAATTAGGGCTTGATTTGATTGTGTACACCAACCCTGAAGGGATTGAAATGAATATTAACCCCTTTATTCACGGGAGTAAAATACACACCGACATTATGAAAACCCAGGCTTTAAAAAAGGCTTTAAAAGAAGGTGGATACGATGCTGTTATAGGCGGTGCAAGAAGGGACGAAGAAAAATCAAGGGCTAAGGAGAGGATTTTCTCTTTCAGGGATAAAAACCACAGGTGGAATCCAAAAAAGCAGAGGCCTGAATTGTGGAATCTTTACAATACCCACATTGACAGAGGGGAGAGTGTAAGGGTTTTCCCTTTAAGCAACTGGACAGAGTTAGATATATGGCTTTATATTTACCTTGAAAACATACCTGTTGTGCCCCTTTACTTTGCAAAAGAGAGATTGGTTACAGAATACAACGGTACACTTATCCTTGTTGATGATGACAGGGTGCCGGAAGAGTTAAGGAAAAAGGCATTTAAAATGTGGGTAAGGTTTAGAACATTGGGCTGCTATCCATTAACGGGGGCTATTGAATCAAAGGCACAGACTTTACCTGAAGTAATTCAGGAAATGCTTTTAACTGAGTATTCTGAGCGACAGGGCAGGCTTATTGATTTTGACGAGGTGGGAAGTATGGAAAAGAAAAAGATAGAGGGATATTTTTGA
- a CDS encoding WcaI family glycosyltransferase, with amino-acid sequence MKKKITIISINFYPEDTSTGLYTSQMAEFLSENGFEVSVITGFPYYPQWEIWEDYKSKGSYLEEDHKTIKIYRFKQYTPSNPSFLKRIRQILSFTFGSFKNLRKIKETDLVIAIVPFTSNIYLAQKLAKRKKAKVWTHIQDFEFDAAFESGVIKGKFVQKIMSKVLYFVESSLLNKSNIVSTISFSMIEKAKRKTKSEIYYFPNWIDENFVNPEESKPHRYLNGDKFKLLYSGNIGAKQDWESFLRFVELIKDREDMEVVVVGDGARKDWLVSKLENYSNVKYYPPVPYEELPDLLCSADLHLLFQKDSVVDTVMPSKLLGMMASARPSLVTGNKNSEVAKILNESQGGAFFSPQDFDEILNFVEKMKNDKSLRTQYGLNARKYIIENFSKTKVLNGLKEKINSILSD; translated from the coding sequence ATGAAAAAAAAGATAACGATTATTAGTATAAACTTTTACCCTGAAGATACATCAACAGGGCTTTACACTTCACAGATGGCAGAATTTCTTTCTGAAAATGGCTTTGAGGTAAGTGTTATAACAGGTTTTCCTTACTATCCTCAGTGGGAGATCTGGGAAGATTACAAAAGTAAGGGAAGTTATCTGGAAGAAGATCACAAAACGATAAAGATTTACAGATTTAAGCAATACACTCCCTCTAACCCTTCTTTTTTAAAAAGGATAAGGCAAATTTTAAGTTTTACATTTGGAAGTTTTAAAAATTTAAGAAAAATAAAAGAGACAGACCTTGTAATTGCAATTGTGCCTTTTACCTCAAACATTTACCTTGCACAAAAACTTGCAAAAAGAAAAAAGGCAAAGGTATGGACTCACATTCAGGACTTTGAATTTGATGCGGCATTTGAATCAGGGGTTATTAAAGGCAAGTTTGTTCAAAAAATAATGAGCAAGGTTTTGTATTTTGTTGAATCCAGTTTATTAAATAAATCAAACATTGTAAGCACAATAAGTTTTTCTATGATTGAAAAGGCTAAAAGAAAAACAAAAAGCGAAATTTACTATTTTCCCAACTGGATTGATGAAAACTTTGTAAATCCTGAAGAATCAAAGCCTCATAGGTATTTAAATGGAGATAAATTTAAACTTCTCTATTCAGGAAATATTGGTGCCAAACAGGATTGGGAGAGCTTTTTAAGGTTTGTTGAACTTATAAAAGATAGGGAAGATATGGAAGTTGTTGTTGTTGGTGACGGGGCGAGAAAGGATTGGCTGGTCTCAAAATTAGAAAATTACTCAAATGTTAAGTATTACCCACCTGTCCCCTATGAAGAATTGCCCGATCTTCTATGCAGCGCAGATTTACACCTGCTTTTTCAAAAGGATTCAGTTGTTGACACTGTAATGCCTTCCAAATTATTGGGAATGATGGCAAGCGCAAGGCCTTCCCTTGTTACAGGGAATAAAAATTCTGAAGTTGCAAAAATATTAAATGAGTCTCAAGGAGGAGCTTTCTTCTCCCCTCAAGATTTTGATGAAATTTTAAATTTTGTTGAAAAAATGAAAAACGATAAATCTTTGAGAACGCAATACGGTTTGAATGCAAGGAAGTATATTATTGAAAATTTTTCAAAAACCAAGGTGCTTAACGGATTGAAAGAAAAGATAAATTCTATTCTGTCAGATTAG